A genome region from Bufo gargarizans isolate SCDJY-AF-19 chromosome 2, ASM1485885v1, whole genome shotgun sequence includes the following:
- the LOC122929106 gene encoding HIG1 domain family member 1A, mitochondrial-like, giving the protein MASSAGDVLPTYDLGETQTSKLMKKSKESPFVPVGIAGFLGVVAFGLYRLRHRGDTKMSVHLIHMRVGAQGFIVGAMTCGVLYSMYKEYLAKPKE; this is encoded by the exons ATGGCTTCCAGCGCAGGCGACGTCCTCCCCACTTATGACCTCGGTGAGACTCAGACGTCAAAACTGATGAAGAAATCCAAGGAGTCTCCGTTTGTGCCAGTGG GAATTGCCGGCTTTCTTGGCGTTGTGGCTTTTGGACTGTACAGACTAAGACATCGGGGAGACACCAAGATGTCCGTGCACCTCATCCACATGCGTGTGGGGGCCCAGGGGTTCATCGTCGGTGCAATGACCTGTG GTGTGCTCTACTCCATGTACAAGGAGTATCTGGCCAAGCCCAAGGAGTAG